A DNA window from Streptomyces parvus contains the following coding sequences:
- a CDS encoding acyltransferase, which yields MNYRVQPTAQVDETAEIGDGSSVWELAQIREGAKLGEGCVVGRGAYVGTGVRIGDNVKLQNYALVYEPAELGDGVFVGPAVVLTNDHNPRSVDPEGKQKRGGDWEAVGVKVAEGASLGARSVCVAPVRVGRWAMVAAGAVVTKDVPDFALVVGVPARQIGWVGRAGVRLAERPDEPGVWECPQSGTLYDEKDGVLSER from the coding sequence GTGAACTACAGGGTCCAGCCCACCGCCCAGGTCGACGAGACCGCCGAGATCGGGGACGGCTCCAGTGTCTGGGAGCTGGCGCAGATCCGTGAGGGAGCGAAGCTCGGCGAGGGCTGCGTCGTCGGCCGCGGCGCGTACGTCGGCACCGGCGTGCGCATCGGCGACAACGTGAAGCTGCAGAACTACGCCCTCGTGTACGAGCCCGCCGAGCTCGGCGACGGCGTCTTCGTCGGCCCCGCCGTCGTCCTCACGAACGACCACAACCCGCGGTCGGTCGACCCGGAAGGCAAGCAGAAGCGCGGCGGCGACTGGGAGGCGGTCGGCGTGAAGGTCGCCGAGGGCGCCTCCCTCGGCGCGCGCTCGGTCTGCGTCGCACCGGTCCGTGTCGGCCGGTGGGCGATGGTCGCGGCCGGCGCCGTGGTCACCAAGGACGTGCCGGACTTCGCCCTGGTCGTCGGCGTGCCCGCACGGCAGATCGGCTGGGTCGGACGGGCCGGAGTGCGCCTGGCCGAGCGGCCGGACGAGCCCGGCGTGTGGGAGTGCCCGCAGAGCGGGACGCTGTACGACGAGAAGGACGGCGTGCTGTCCGAGCGTTGA
- a CDS encoding glycosyltransferase — translation MTREPDVTVVVAVYNTMPYLTECLDSLIRQSIGPERLEVVAVDDGSTDGSGAELDRYAERYPDVVKVLHQPNSGGPAVPSNRALDVATGRFVYFIGADDHLGEEALERMVSAADANGADVVVGKMVGTNGRYVHQKLYDGNHPDISLYDSALPFTLANTKLFRRELVEKHSLRFPEDMPVGSDQPFTIEACVRARKISVVSDYTCYYAVKRGDASNITYRADHLARLRCVERIIEHTAGLIPAGPQRDAVLKRHFDWELSKLLQQDFPALDPDTRRQVCQGVGALVDAYFTDGLRDGTGVKRRVRFGLARSGAVEELTRAIAEETEHGAPPFLLEGSRAFAAHPGFRDPAVGLDDRWYEVLGETVAGRLSAGTRLESAAWDQHGTELFCVVKLRAGITGDTSSAVIALAQGAMPQSADKAGARKLPADAPRPRRVGTLTAGTAEDGGTLLTARIPLAATRSKRGVRLYVDVAGSTYEIPVRTDGQPMPLARRWGSDEPHRVAASTNSKGRLVITTAPLREPKPGVGARLRRTLSRSKRK, via the coding sequence ATGACACGAGAGCCCGACGTCACCGTCGTCGTCGCCGTCTACAACACCATGCCGTACCTCACGGAGTGCCTGGACTCCCTGATCCGGCAGAGCATCGGCCCGGAGCGGCTGGAGGTCGTGGCCGTCGACGACGGGTCGACCGACGGGAGCGGTGCCGAGCTCGACCGGTACGCCGAGCGCTACCCCGACGTCGTGAAGGTGCTCCACCAGCCGAACTCGGGCGGCCCCGCCGTGCCCAGCAACCGGGCGCTGGACGTGGCCACCGGCCGTTTCGTCTACTTCATAGGCGCGGACGACCACCTCGGCGAAGAGGCCCTGGAGCGGATGGTCTCCGCCGCCGACGCCAACGGGGCCGACGTGGTCGTCGGGAAGATGGTCGGCACGAACGGCCGGTACGTCCACCAGAAGCTGTACGACGGGAACCACCCCGACATCAGCCTCTACGACTCGGCGTTGCCCTTCACCCTGGCCAACACCAAGCTCTTCCGCCGCGAACTGGTGGAGAAGCACAGCCTCCGCTTTCCTGAGGACATGCCGGTCGGCAGCGACCAGCCGTTCACCATCGAGGCGTGCGTACGGGCCCGGAAGATCTCCGTCGTCTCCGACTACACCTGCTACTACGCGGTCAAGCGCGGCGACGCCAGCAACATCACCTACCGGGCGGACCACCTGGCCAGGCTCCGCTGTGTCGAGCGCATCATCGAGCACACGGCCGGTCTGATCCCCGCGGGTCCGCAGCGCGACGCCGTCCTCAAGCGCCACTTCGACTGGGAGCTGTCCAAGCTTCTCCAGCAGGACTTCCCCGCACTCGATCCGGACACCCGGCGTCAGGTGTGCCAGGGCGTCGGCGCGCTGGTGGACGCCTACTTCACCGACGGCCTGCGCGACGGCACCGGTGTCAAGCGCCGGGTGCGCTTCGGCCTCGCCCGCAGCGGCGCCGTAGAGGAGCTGACCCGCGCCATCGCCGAGGAGACCGAGCACGGTGCGCCGCCCTTCCTGCTGGAAGGGAGCCGCGCGTTCGCGGCCCACCCCGGTTTCAGGGACCCGGCCGTCGGCCTCGACGACCGCTGGTACGAGGTGCTCGGCGAGACGGTGGCGGGCCGCCTCTCCGCCGGTACGCGCCTGGAGTCGGCCGCCTGGGACCAGCACGGCACGGAGCTGTTCTGCGTCGTGAAGCTGCGGGCCGGCATCACAGGGGACACCTCCTCCGCTGTCATCGCCCTGGCCCAGGGCGCCATGCCCCAGAGCGCCGACAAGGCCGGTGCGCGCAAGCTCCCGGCGGACGCCCCGCGCCCGCGGCGCGTCGGCACGCTCACCGCCGGCACCGCGGAGGACGGCGGCACTCTGCTGACCGCCCGCATCCCGCTGGCGGCCACCCGGTCCAAGAGGGGCGTCCGCCTCTATGTGGACGTGGCGGGCTCGACGTACGAGATCCCGGTCCGCACCGACGGGCAGCCGATGCCGCTGGCACGCCGCTGGGGGAGCGATGAGCCCCACCGCGTGGCAGCGAGTACCAACAGCAAGGGCCGGCTCGTGATCACGACGGCCCCCCTGCGGGAACCGAAGCCCGGCGTCGGCGCACGGCTGCGCCGAACGCTGTCCAGGTCGAAGAGGAAGTAA
- a CDS encoding glycosyltransferase family 4 protein: MAIDSSAERPQRTSRGKIVMLVDNGVNGDSRVQKEARSAAEAGWDVVLLGKSPTKKSQKWWLGDAEVRLLHVPTPMHRRRHEYRRAVLRSPLAYPPGPLAEYRKQRMKAWRAELNVRSVEARRNGSSLGVARLLPPRLLAKTLSKWVRFRAGRTEALAQRRKSMDSPLDRFTTAFWVRTMGDRAWRRLDPALWDFELAYGKVIDRLEPDVIHANDFRMLGVAARAKLRAEAKGRKVKLLWDVHEFLPGIKPWNPHPRWHIAQCGHEREYAKYADAVTTVSGTLAEMLVERHGLKALPEVVLNAPDAEVSPEQAAEPVPDLRELCGIGPDVPLAVYSGAAAPQRGLDIMIEGLPQLPGTHVAFVVLRPNSAYMQELKERAAELGVSDRLHILPYVPHYQVVPFLSAASVGVIPIHHWPNHEIALITKFFEYSHARLPFVVSDVKTMGEMVARTGQGEVFTAEDVSDYVRAVKSVLADPAKYRAAYAREGLLENWTWEAQAEVLDGVYTRLTGAAPVKAQQPDSQVMA, from the coding sequence ATGGCGATTGACAGCTCGGCCGAGAGGCCGCAGCGCACTTCCCGGGGAAAGATCGTCATGCTCGTCGACAACGGCGTCAACGGCGATTCCCGGGTGCAGAAGGAAGCCCGCTCGGCGGCGGAGGCCGGGTGGGACGTGGTGCTTCTGGGCAAGTCGCCCACCAAGAAGTCCCAGAAGTGGTGGCTCGGCGATGCCGAGGTCCGCCTGCTGCACGTGCCGACGCCCATGCACCGCCGCCGTCATGAGTACCGCAGGGCCGTTCTGCGTTCGCCTCTCGCGTATCCGCCCGGTCCGCTCGCGGAGTACCGCAAGCAGCGGATGAAGGCGTGGCGCGCGGAGCTGAACGTCCGGAGCGTCGAGGCCAGGCGCAACGGTTCCTCACTCGGCGTGGCACGTCTGCTGCCCCCGCGTCTGCTGGCGAAGACGCTGAGCAAGTGGGTCCGCTTCCGGGCCGGCCGTACGGAGGCGCTCGCGCAGCGCCGCAAGAGCATGGACTCGCCGCTGGACCGCTTCACCACCGCCTTCTGGGTCCGCACCATGGGCGACCGGGCCTGGCGGCGCCTCGACCCGGCCCTGTGGGACTTCGAGCTGGCGTACGGGAAGGTCATCGACCGGCTCGAACCCGACGTGATCCACGCCAACGACTTCCGCATGCTCGGCGTGGCCGCGCGGGCGAAGCTGCGCGCCGAGGCCAAGGGCCGCAAGGTCAAGCTCCTCTGGGACGTGCACGAGTTCCTGCCCGGCATCAAGCCCTGGAACCCGCACCCGCGCTGGCACATCGCGCAGTGCGGGCACGAGCGGGAGTACGCCAAGTACGCCGACGCCGTGACCACGGTCTCCGGCACCCTGGCGGAGATGCTGGTCGAGCGCCACGGGCTGAAGGCCCTGCCGGAGGTGGTGCTGAACGCCCCGGACGCCGAGGTCTCCCCGGAGCAGGCCGCGGAGCCCGTGCCCGACCTGCGCGAGCTGTGCGGTATCGGCCCGGACGTCCCCCTGGCGGTCTACAGCGGTGCCGCGGCCCCGCAGCGGGGTCTCGACATCATGATCGAGGGGCTGCCCCAGCTCCCCGGTACGCACGTGGCCTTCGTCGTCCTGCGGCCCAACTCGGCCTACATGCAGGAACTCAAGGAACGAGCTGCCGAACTGGGCGTCTCGGACCGGCTGCACATCCTGCCGTACGTGCCGCACTACCAGGTGGTCCCCTTCCTGTCCGCGGCCAGCGTGGGCGTCATCCCTATCCACCACTGGCCGAACCACGAGATCGCCCTGATCACCAAGTTCTTCGAGTACTCCCACGCCCGTCTGCCGTTCGTCGTGAGCGACGTCAAGACGATGGGGGAGATGGTCGCCCGGACCGGTCAGGGCGAGGTGTTCACCGCCGAGGACGTCTCCGACTACGTACGGGCGGTCAAGTCGGTGCTCGCCGACCCCGCGAAGTACCGCGCGGCCTACGCACGCGAAGGGCTGTTGGAGAACTGGACCTGGGAGGCGCAGGCCGAGGTCCTGGACGGCGTGTACACGCGTCTCACCGGTGCCGCCCCGGTGAAGGCGCAACAGCCGGACTCGCAGGTGATGGCATGA
- a CDS encoding DegT/DnrJ/EryC1/StrS aminotransferase family protein, whose translation MSSINEQPIPAARPVIGEDEIEAAVRVLRSGRVVQGPEVAAFEEGFSRLVDDRHCVAVNSGTSALHLLLLALGIGPGDEVIVPSFSFAASANAVRLVGADVVFADIEPGSFGLDPAAVEAAITPRTAAIMPVHLYGHPAAMDKLMPIAEKHGLAVVEDACQAHAAALNGTPVGAFGAGGTFSFYPTKNMHSLEGGMVSTADAELARTLRLLRNQGMEQRYANEIVGANMRMTDVSAAVGRVQLGKLEGWTEQRRANAAYLDAHITAAAVTTPPVAEGARHIYHQYTVRIQGDRDAAMAKLTEAGVGNAVYYPTPIHRLKPYWEPDQKAGRTWDLPETEKAAAEVVSLPVHPSLTQGDLERIVTAVNDLGENL comes from the coding sequence ATGTCGAGCATCAACGAGCAGCCGATTCCTGCTGCCCGCCCCGTCATCGGGGAAGACGAGATCGAGGCCGCGGTACGCGTACTGCGCAGCGGTCGCGTCGTGCAGGGCCCGGAGGTCGCGGCCTTCGAGGAAGGCTTCTCGCGGCTGGTCGACGACCGGCACTGCGTCGCCGTCAACTCGGGCACCTCGGCTCTGCACCTGCTGCTGCTGGCCCTGGGCATCGGCCCCGGCGACGAGGTGATCGTCCCCTCCTTCTCCTTCGCGGCCTCCGCCAACGCCGTCCGCCTGGTCGGCGCCGACGTGGTGTTCGCCGACATCGAGCCCGGCAGCTTCGGCCTCGACCCGGCCGCCGTCGAAGCCGCGATCACGCCGCGCACCGCCGCGATCATGCCGGTGCACCTCTACGGTCACCCCGCCGCGATGGACAAGCTCATGCCCATCGCCGAGAAGCACGGGCTCGCCGTCGTCGAGGACGCCTGCCAGGCCCACGCGGCGGCGCTGAACGGCACCCCGGTCGGCGCGTTCGGCGCGGGCGGTACCTTCAGCTTCTACCCGACCAAGAACATGCACTCCCTCGAAGGCGGCATGGTCTCCACGGCCGACGCCGAACTGGCCCGGACCCTGCGCCTGCTGCGCAACCAGGGCATGGAGCAGCGCTACGCCAACGAGATCGTCGGCGCCAACATGCGGATGACCGACGTGTCCGCCGCCGTCGGCCGCGTACAGCTCGGCAAGCTGGAGGGCTGGACCGAGCAGCGCCGCGCCAACGCCGCGTACCTCGACGCCCACATCACCGCCGCGGCCGTCACCACGCCGCCGGTCGCCGAGGGCGCGCGGCACATCTACCACCAGTACACCGTGCGCATCCAGGGCGACCGGGACGCCGCGATGGCGAAGCTCACCGAGGCGGGCGTCGGCAACGCGGTCTACTACCCGACGCCGATCCACCGCCTGAAGCCCTACTGGGAGCCGGACCAGAAGGCGGGCCGCACCTGGGACCTGCCCGAGACCGAGAAGGCCGCAGCCGAGGTCGTCTCGCTGCCCGTTCACCCTTCGCTCACCCAGGGCGACCTGGAGCGCATCGTCACCGCCGTGAACGACCTCGGGGAGAACCTGTGA
- the obgE gene encoding GTPase ObgE, producing the protein MTTFVDRVELHAAAGNGGHGCASVHREKFKPLGGPDGGNGGRGGDVILVVEQSVTTLLDYHHHPHRKATNGQPGAGDNRSGKDGQDLVLPVPDGTVVLDKAGNVLADLIGQGTTFVAGQGGRGGLGNAALASARRKAPGFALLGEPGESRDIVLELKTVADVALVGYPSAGKSSLISVLSAAKPKIADYPFTTLVPNLGVVTAGSTVYTIADVPGLIPGASQGKGLGLEFLRHVERCSVLVHVLDTAAPESDRDPVSDLDTIEEELRQYGGLEDRPRIVALNKVDIPDGQDLADMIRPDLEARGYRVFEVSAIAHKGLNELSYALAGIIAEARATKPKEEATRIVIRPKAVDDAGFTVTAEDEDLYRVRGEKPERWVRQTDFNNDEAVGYLADRLNRLGVEDELVKAGARAGDGVAIGPEDNAVVFDWEPTMQSGAEMLGRRGEDHRMEAPRPAAQRRKDREAERDDAQKEYDEFDPF; encoded by the coding sequence ATGACCACCTTCGTGGACCGCGTCGAGCTGCATGCCGCCGCGGGTAACGGAGGCCACGGCTGCGCCTCCGTACACCGTGAGAAGTTCAAGCCGCTGGGCGGCCCCGACGGGGGCAACGGCGGCCGCGGCGGCGACGTGATCCTCGTCGTCGAGCAGTCCGTGACCACGCTGCTCGACTACCACCACCACCCCCACCGCAAGGCCACCAACGGCCAGCCCGGCGCCGGCGACAACCGCTCCGGCAAGGACGGCCAGGACCTGGTCCTGCCCGTCCCCGACGGCACCGTCGTCCTCGACAAGGCCGGGAACGTCCTCGCCGACCTCATCGGCCAGGGCACCACCTTCGTGGCCGGTCAGGGCGGTCGCGGCGGCCTCGGCAACGCCGCGCTCGCCTCGGCCCGCCGCAAGGCCCCCGGCTTCGCGCTGCTCGGCGAGCCGGGCGAGAGCCGGGACATCGTCCTGGAGCTCAAGACCGTCGCCGACGTGGCCCTCGTCGGCTACCCGAGCGCGGGCAAGTCCTCGCTGATCTCGGTGCTCTCCGCGGCCAAGCCGAAGATCGCGGACTACCCGTTCACCACCCTCGTGCCGAACCTCGGCGTCGTCACTGCCGGTTCGACCGTCTACACCATCGCCGACGTCCCGGGCCTCATCCCCGGCGCCAGCCAGGGCAAGGGCCTCGGCCTGGAGTTCCTGCGGCACGTCGAGCGCTGCTCGGTGCTCGTGCACGTCCTGGACACCGCCGCCCCGGAGTCCGACCGCGACCCCGTCTCCGACCTCGACACCATCGAGGAGGAGCTGCGCCAGTACGGCGGCCTGGAGGACCGGCCCCGCATCGTCGCCCTCAACAAGGTCGACATCCCCGACGGCCAGGACCTCGCCGACATGATCCGCCCCGACCTGGAGGCCCGCGGCTACCGCGTCTTCGAGGTCTCCGCCATCGCCCACAAGGGCCTCAACGAGCTGAGTTACGCGCTCGCCGGGATCATCGCCGAGGCGCGCGCCACCAAGCCGAAGGAGGAGGCGACCCGCATCGTCATCCGCCCCAAGGCCGTCGACGACGCGGGATTCACGGTCACCGCCGAGGACGAGGACCTCTACCGGGTGCGCGGCGAGAAGCCCGAGCGCTGGGTGCGCCAGACCGACTTCAACAACGACGAGGCCGTCGGCTACCTCGCCGACCGGCTCAACCGCCTCGGCGTCGAGGACGAACTGGTCAAGGCGGGCGCCCGGGCCGGCGACGGCGTCGCGATCGGACCCGAGGACAACGCGGTCGTCTTCGACTGGGAGCCGACCATGCAGTCCGGCGCGGAGATGCTCGGCCGCCGCGGCGAGGACCACCGCATGGAGGCCCCGCGCCCCGCGGCGCAGCGCCGCAAGGACCGCGAGGCCGAACGCGACGACGCTCAGAAGGAATACGACGAGTTCGATCCCTTCTAG
- a CDS encoding Gfo/Idh/MocA family protein, with protein MTAVLKAGLVGLGSMGRHHARVLASLEGVELVGVVDPMGDKNGWAQGAPVLSTVEELIALGIDYAVVACPTALHEEVGLQLADAGVSALIEKPLADTVEGARRLVDAFESRGLVAGVGHIERCNPALLSLRARLEAGELGDVYQVVTRRQGPFPHRIADVGVVKDLATHDIDLTGWVTGQTYRSIAAHTVSKSGRPHEDMVSAVGQLSDGTMVNHLVNWLSPLKERFTSVTGERGCFIADTLTADLTFHSNAAVATEWEALRAFRGVAEGDMIRYAIPKREPLLVEHELFRDAVQGKPADICTLRQGLRTVEVATSLLDSANRGQTVVFETGEPARHGD; from the coding sequence GTGACCGCCGTACTCAAGGCCGGGCTCGTCGGCCTCGGCTCCATGGGGCGCCACCACGCCCGCGTCCTCGCGAGCCTGGAAGGCGTCGAACTGGTCGGCGTCGTCGACCCGATGGGCGACAAGAACGGCTGGGCCCAGGGCGCACCCGTGCTCTCCACCGTCGAGGAGCTCATCGCCCTCGGCATCGACTACGCCGTCGTGGCCTGCCCGACCGCGCTGCACGAGGAGGTCGGCCTCCAGCTCGCCGACGCCGGCGTCAGCGCCCTGATCGAGAAGCCGCTCGCCGACACCGTCGAGGGCGCCCGCCGCCTCGTCGACGCCTTCGAGTCACGCGGCCTCGTCGCCGGCGTCGGCCACATCGAACGCTGCAACCCCGCCCTGCTCTCGCTCCGCGCCCGCCTGGAGGCCGGCGAGCTGGGCGACGTCTACCAGGTCGTCACCCGCCGCCAGGGCCCCTTCCCGCACCGGATCGCCGACGTCGGCGTGGTCAAGGACCTGGCCACCCACGACATCGACCTGACGGGCTGGGTCACCGGCCAGACGTACAGGTCGATCGCGGCGCACACCGTCTCCAAGTCGGGCCGCCCGCACGAGGACATGGTCTCCGCGGTGGGCCAGCTCTCCGACGGCACGATGGTCAACCACCTGGTCAACTGGCTGAGCCCGCTCAAGGAACGATTCACCTCGGTCACCGGCGAGCGCGGCTGCTTCATCGCCGACACCCTCACCGCCGACCTCACGTTCCACTCCAACGCCGCCGTCGCCACCGAGTGGGAGGCGCTGCGCGCCTTCCGCGGGGTCGCCGAGGGCGACATGATCCGTTACGCCATCCCCAAGCGCGAGCCGCTGCTTGTCGAGCACGAGCTGTTCCGCGACGCTGTGCAGGGCAAGCCCGCCGACATCTGCACGCTCCGGCAGGGGCTGCGTACCGTCGAGGTGGCGACATCGCTGCTCGACTCGGCCAACCGTGGCCAGACCGTCGTATTCGAGACAGGAGAGCCTGCCCGCCATGGCGATTGA
- the rplU gene encoding 50S ribosomal protein L21: MYAIVRSGGRQHKVAVGDIVEVDKISTAKVGDTVELSTLLVVDGDAVTSDPWVLDGIKVTAEIVDHHKGAKIDILRYKNKTGYRRRQGHRQQYTAIKVTGIPTAAK; encoded by the coding sequence GTGTACGCCATCGTGCGCAGCGGTGGTCGCCAGCACAAGGTTGCTGTCGGCGACATCGTTGAGGTTGACAAGATTTCCACTGCCAAGGTTGGCGACACGGTCGAGCTCTCGACCCTGCTCGTTGTCGACGGTGACGCGGTCACCAGCGACCCGTGGGTGCTGGACGGGATCAAGGTCACGGCCGAGATCGTGGACCACCACAAGGGCGCGAAGATCGACATCCTTCGCTACAAGAACAAGACCGGCTACCGCCGCCGCCAGGGTCACCGCCAGCAGTACACGGCGATCAAGGTCACCGGTATCCCCACGGCTGCGAAGTAA
- the rpmA gene encoding 50S ribosomal protein L27 yields the protein MAHKKGASSTRNGRDSNAQRLGVKRFGGQAVNAGEILVRQRGTHFHPGAGVGRGGDDTLFALTAGAVEFGTHRGRKVVNIVPLAV from the coding sequence ATGGCACACAAGAAGGGCGCATCGTCCACTCGGAACGGGCGCGATTCCAATGCTCAGCGGCTCGGCGTGAAGCGCTTCGGCGGTCAGGCCGTCAACGCCGGTGAGATCCTGGTCCGCCAGCGCGGCACCCACTTCCACCCCGGTGCGGGCGTCGGCCGTGGCGGCGACGACACGCTGTTCGCGCTGACCGCCGGTGCGGTGGAGTTCGGCACGCACCGCGGCCGCAAGGTCGTGAACATCGTTCCGCTCGCCGTCTGA
- a CDS encoding nucleotide sugar dehydrogenase gives MNICVVALGKIGLPLAVQFAAKGHKVIGADVNEKVVELVNAATEPFPGEYDLDVKLKETVGAGLLSATTDTTAAVAASDAVVVVVPLFVDAEGTPDFGWMDAATKAIAAGLKPGTLVSYETTLPVGTTRTRWAPMLAEGSGLTPGEDFHLVFSPERVLTGRVFADLRRYPKLVGGIDEASSAAGVAFYEAVLDFDEREDLPRPNGVWDLGTAEASELAKLAETTYRDVNIGLANQFARFADRHDIDVKKVIEACNSQPYSHIHQPGIAVGGHCIPIYPRMYLWNDPEATVVRSAREANAAMPAYAVDLLAAAYGDLDGVGVVVLGAAYRGGVKETAFSGVFGVVEALKARGAVPFVSDPMYTPEELTALGLVPHEGQAVTAAVLQADHAEYRELSAADLPDVRVLVDGRRTTDPANWAGVRRVVIGG, from the coding sequence ATGAACATCTGTGTAGTCGCGCTCGGCAAGATCGGGCTTCCGCTCGCCGTGCAGTTCGCCGCCAAGGGCCACAAGGTCATCGGCGCGGACGTCAACGAGAAGGTCGTCGAGCTCGTCAACGCGGCCACCGAGCCGTTCCCCGGCGAGTACGACCTGGACGTCAAGCTGAAGGAGACGGTCGGCGCGGGCCTGCTCTCCGCGACGACGGACACCACGGCCGCGGTCGCCGCGTCCGATGCGGTCGTGGTCGTCGTCCCGCTCTTCGTGGACGCCGAGGGCACCCCGGACTTCGGCTGGATGGACGCCGCCACCAAGGCCATCGCGGCCGGCCTCAAGCCCGGCACCCTGGTCAGCTACGAGACCACGCTCCCGGTCGGCACCACCCGTACCCGCTGGGCGCCGATGCTGGCCGAGGGCTCGGGCCTCACCCCCGGTGAGGACTTCCACCTGGTCTTCTCCCCGGAGCGGGTGCTCACCGGTCGCGTCTTCGCCGACCTGCGCCGCTACCCCAAGCTCGTCGGCGGCATCGACGAGGCGTCCTCCGCGGCGGGCGTCGCCTTCTACGAGGCCGTCCTCGACTTCGACGAGCGCGAGGACCTGCCCCGCCCGAACGGCGTATGGGACCTCGGTACGGCGGAGGCCTCCGAGCTGGCGAAGCTCGCCGAGACCACCTACCGCGACGTCAACATCGGTCTGGCCAACCAGTTCGCCCGGTTCGCCGACCGACACGACATCGACGTCAAGAAGGTCATCGAGGCCTGCAACAGCCAGCCCTACAGCCACATCCACCAGCCCGGCATCGCCGTGGGCGGCCACTGCATCCCGATCTACCCGCGGATGTACCTGTGGAACGACCCGGAGGCGACCGTCGTGCGTTCGGCCCGCGAGGCCAACGCCGCGATGCCCGCCTACGCCGTGGACCTGCTGGCCGCCGCCTACGGCGACCTGGACGGCGTCGGGGTCGTGGTGCTGGGCGCGGCCTACCGCGGCGGCGTCAAGGAGACCGCCTTCTCCGGTGTCTTCGGCGTCGTCGAGGCGCTGAAGGCGCGGGGTGCGGTGCCGTTCGTCTCGGACCCGATGTACACGCCGGAGGAGCTGACCGCCCTGGGCCTCGTCCCGCACGAGGGCCAGGCCGTCACCGCCGCGGTCCTCCAGGCCGACCACGCCGAGTACCGCGAGCTGTCCGCCGCCGACCTCCCGGACGTCCGCGTCCTGGTCGACGGCCGCCGCACGACGGACCCGGCCAACTGGGCGGGCGTGCGCCGCGTCGTCATCGGCGGCTGA